One Acetomicrobium sp. S15 = DSM 107314 DNA window includes the following coding sequences:
- a CDS encoding ferritin family protein, with translation MRAESMELKGSLAYAIHAEIQAEEFYRNWANSVSPVTTEEALLKTELEKLAEWEEGHANQLKELYERSFGQKFVPDPEVVVDPALKVRADWFGGGEKNLVALSVAYVSETSAAAFYDRLAERVDGKLVELFEGLADMERDHAKTILKRYSELREMIERESISRMLGEG, from the coding sequence ATGCGCGCCGAAAGCATGGAGCTCAAAGGTTCTCTGGCATATGCCATCCACGCCGAGATCCAGGCCGAGGAGTTTTACAGAAATTGGGCAAATTCTGTTTCTCCTGTCACTACCGAGGAGGCTTTGCTCAAAACCGAGCTTGAGAAGTTGGCTGAGTGGGAAGAGGGCCATGCTAACCAGCTCAAAGAGCTGTACGAGAGGTCCTTTGGGCAGAAGTTCGTGCCTGATCCTGAAGTGGTCGTCGATCCAGCACTAAAGGTACGGGCGGATTGGTTTGGGGGCGGCGAAAAAAATCTCGTAGCTTTATCGGTCGCCTACGTTTCGGAGACGTCAGCCGCAGCTTTTTATGATAGGTTGGCGGAGCGCGTCGACGGCAAGTTGGTCGAGTTGTTTGAAGGCTTAGCCGATATGGAACGCGATCACGCAAAAACGATCCTTAAGCGCTACAGCGAGCTCAGGGAGATGATCGAGAGGGAAAGCATCTCCAGGATGTTGGGCGAAGGATAA
- a CDS encoding TRAP transporter substrate-binding protein: MKRAICMMMGIMLIGVMMLVGVAEAESFKMKLANAGPAESSDRTVIAVDVFKNYVETKSQGRIKIDAFHASQLGSEKEILEGLKMGTIELGTITTGPIPTLFKPIMVFDIPYLFPSEYVAWQVLDGPFGDELMEAMRVQTGVRSLAVSENGYRHFFTGKKAIHSPDDMKGLKLRTMENPAHMKLVEALGASPTPIAFGELYMALQQGVVDGAECPITLINNMKFYEVQKHVVLDGHLYNPLILFINDGLWKKLSPELRQIMYEGAQFYNITQRALTQRQIQTGLENLKANGMEVYVPTPEEMRAFRDLSQSAVLPYVKEQAGEEWVEKIMKAVEEAEENLASRVK, translated from the coding sequence GTGAAGAGGGCTATTTGTATGATGATGGGCATCATGCTTATAGGAGTAATGATGTTGGTCGGCGTGGCAGAGGCTGAGAGCTTCAAGATGAAGCTGGCCAACGCGGGGCCTGCGGAGTCGTCGGACAGGACGGTCATAGCCGTCGATGTATTCAAAAATTATGTCGAAACGAAATCCCAGGGCAGGATAAAGATCGATGCCTTTCACGCCTCGCAGCTCGGCAGCGAGAAGGAAATCTTGGAAGGACTGAAGATGGGGACGATAGAGCTCGGAACGATCACCACTGGTCCGATTCCGACGCTTTTCAAACCTATCATGGTTTTCGACATCCCTTATCTCTTCCCCAGCGAGTATGTGGCTTGGCAAGTTTTGGACGGGCCCTTCGGGGATGAACTGATGGAAGCCATGAGGGTCCAAACGGGTGTGCGAAGCCTGGCGGTGAGCGAGAACGGCTATCGTCACTTCTTCACCGGGAAGAAGGCCATCCATTCCCCCGATGACATGAAGGGGTTGAAGCTGCGCACTATGGAAAACCCCGCCCACATGAAGCTCGTCGAAGCCTTGGGGGCGTCCCCGACTCCCATAGCCTTTGGGGAGCTGTATATGGCCCTCCAGCAAGGGGTCGTCGACGGGGCGGAGTGTCCTATCACGCTCATAAATAACATGAAGTTCTATGAGGTGCAGAAGCACGTAGTGCTCGACGGCCACCTCTATAATCCGTTGATCCTTTTCATAAATGACGGCCTGTGGAAAAAGCTCTCTCCAGAGCTCAGGCAGATCATGTATGAGGGAGCGCAGTTCTACAATATCACCCAGCGAGCTCTGACGCAGAGGCAGATTCAGACGGGGCTTGAGAATTTGAAGGCCAACGGTATGGAGGTTTATGTCCCCACACCTGAAGAAATGCGAGCCTTCAGGGATCTTTCGCAATCCGCAGTGCTTCCCTATGTTAAGGAGCAAGCGGGAGAGGAGTGGGTGGAAAAGATCATGAAGGCCGTCGAGGAAGCTGAAGAAAACCTTGCTTCGAGGGTGAAGTAG
- a CDS encoding TRAP transporter small permease: MDRLLRSLDRFATICVISLMGIMSVITFVAVFFRFVIHSPLTWTEEVARYMMVWVTFMGAGLAMGRGRHIGVTMVLDLLPRRLRIIADTLARYIMAAFFCAMIYYGAKFTLSLRMQISPAIGLPMIFPYIAVPIGCFYMLLQVLLLGRGRNDGEASRAADLNTECEDQ; this comes from the coding sequence TTGGACAGGCTCCTCCGTTCTTTGGACAGGTTTGCGACCATCTGCGTGATCTCGCTCATGGGGATCATGAGCGTCATCACCTTTGTGGCGGTGTTTTTTCGTTTTGTGATACACTCTCCGCTCACTTGGACGGAAGAAGTGGCGCGCTATATGATGGTGTGGGTGACGTTCATGGGAGCGGGGTTAGCCATGGGGAGGGGGAGGCATATAGGAGTGACCATGGTCCTTGACCTCCTCCCGCGGCGCCTGCGCATTATAGCGGATACCTTGGCCAGATATATCATGGCGGCTTTCTTCTGTGCCATGATATATTACGGCGCAAAATTTACGTTGAGCCTGAGGATGCAGATATCGCCAGCCATCGGCCTCCCCATGATATTTCCTTATATAGCGGTGCCGATAGGGTGCTTTTATATGCTCCTCCAGGTCTTGCTGCTCGGGCGCGGGAGGAATGACGGGGAAGCCTCCCGCGCGGCCGACTTGAACACGGAGTGTGAAGATCAATGA